Proteins encoded together in one Benincasa hispida cultivar B227 chromosome 1, ASM972705v1, whole genome shotgun sequence window:
- the LOC120089438 gene encoding probable serine/threonine-protein kinase PBL15, with amino-acid sequence MKESSKSWRPFTANCCSADDQTAFGNFSRCRPNRSDFSKNIAPLPSFRRLSFSDLSRSSSMRLNEDLAASFGGDLFDFQLSELRAITQNFSSNFLLGEGGFGRVHKGYVDENFRSGLRAQAVAVKLLDNQGLQGHREWLAEVVFLGQLRHPNLVKLIGYCCEEEERLLVYEFLPRGSLENHLFKRLSVSLPWSTRLKIAIGAAKGLDFLHGAEKPVIYRDFKTSNVLLDSDFTAKLSDFGLAKMGPEGSDTHVTTRVMGTYGYAAPEYISTGHLTTKSDVYSFGVVLLELLTGRRAMDKSRAKNDQNLVDWAKPYLSSSRRLHCIMDPRLCGQYSVKGAKGIASLALQCTSLNAKDRPRMPAIVEALESLLQFKDMAVTSGHWSASASPKHARNGVSAKAKTETGRGNLARSLAAVSHR; translated from the exons ATGAAGGAATCCTCCAAGTCATGGCGGCCTTTCACCGCCAATTGCTGCTCCGCCGACGACCAAACCGCCTTCGGAAACTTCAGCCGCTGCCGCCCGAACCGCTCTGATTTCTCTAAGAACATAGCTCCGCTGCCGTCATTCCGGCGGCTGTCGTTTTCGGATTTGAGCCGGTCGTCTTCGATGCGATTGAACGAGGATCTAGCGGCGTCGTTTGgaggggatttgtttgattttcaGTTGAGTGAGTTGCGTGCGATTACTCAGAATTTCTCAAGCAATTTCTTGTTGGGAGAAGGGGGATTCGGGAGAGTTCATAAGGGGTATGTTGATGAGAATTTTCGGAGTGGGCTTAGGGCTCAGGCCGTCGCTGTTAAGCTTCTTGATAACCAAGGTTTGCAGGGCCACCGTGAATGGCTT GCTGAAGTTGTATTTCTTGGACAGCTGAGGCATCCAAATCTAGTAAAATTGATAGGTTAttgctgtgaagaagaagagaggctCCTTGTTTATGAGTTCTTGCCCAGAGGCAGCTTGGAGAACCACTTATTCAAAA GGCTGTCAGTCTCGTTGCCATGGTCGACGAGGCTCAAGATCGCCATCGGAGCAGCAAAGGGCCTCGACTTCCTTCATGGGGCAGAGAAACCTGTCATTTATAGAGACTTCAAAACTTCCAATGTTCTGTTAGACTCG GATTTTACAGCAAAGTTGTCTGATTTTGGACTAGCAAAGATGGGACCTGAGGGATCAGACACCCATGTAACCACCAGAGTAATGGGTACATATGGCTATGCAGCCCCAGAATATATATCCACAG GGCACTTGACAACGAAAAGCGACGTATACAGTTTCGGGGTGGTACTTTTGGAGCTTCTTACAGGAAGAAGAGCAATGGacaaatcaagagcaaagaaTGACCAAAACCTTGTGGATTGGGCAAAGCCATACCTCAGTAGCTCTCGCAGGTTGCATTGCATAATGGACCCAAGACTTTGTGGGCAGTATTCTGTGAAAGGAGCAAAGGGAATAGCCAGTCTTGCCCTCCAATGCACCAGCTTGAACGCTAAAGACAGGCCTAGAATGCCAGCCATTGTTGAAGCTCTTGAAAGCCTTCTTCAGTTCAAGGACATGGCTGTTACTTCTGGCCACTGGTCTGCCTCTGCCTCACCAAAACATGCCAGAAATGGCGTCTCTGCAAAGGCCAAAACAGAGACAGGACGCGGAAATCTCGCGAGATCTCTGGCTGCTGTGAGCCACAGAtaa
- the LOC120089432 gene encoding phosphatidyl-myo-inositol mannosyltransferase, with protein sequence MAFNSKFQKKPNVSPSHCNLCTTLFFVVLFTVPTLFLLHTSTISVCSLSASTARLNSWFGDLRDAQFAWNRLAFALDSPPPVVLKIAVFSRKWPIGTTPGGMERHAHTLHTALARRGHRVHVFTSPAPNYGIVQNLSSVTSAPYIHFHEGEPGRWRYNKAWEQYEEENHREPFDVVHSESVALPHWLAKQLSNLAVSWHGIALESLQSDIFQDLARRPNEPISPAFNKNIQGDVPKVLNEIRFFKDYAHHVAISDSCGEMLRDMYQIPSRRVHVIVNGVDEDDFGEDFKLGQEFRARIGVPRNASLVLGVAGRLVKDKGHPLLHEAFSIITEQHPNVYLVVAGAGPWENRYRDLGPRVLVLGSMSPSELRAFYNGIDIFVNPTLRPQGLDLTLMEAMASGKPVMASRFPSIKGTIVVDDEYGFMFAPNVESLVETLEAVAKEGSDRLRRRGKACRRYAASMFTARKMALAYERLFLCIRDEAYCNYP encoded by the coding sequence ATGGCTTTCAACTCCAAGTTCCAAAAGAAACCCAATGTTTCCCCTTCCCACTGCAATCTCTGCACCACCCTTTTCTTCGTCGTTCTCTTCACAGTTCCCACTCTGTTTCTCCTCCACACTTCCACCATCTCTGTCTGCTCTCTCTCTGCCTCCACTGCCCGCCTGAACTCGTGGTTTGGAGATCTTCGTGATGCTCAATTTGCTTGGAATCGCCTAGCTTTTGCTTTAGATAGTCCCCCACCTGTTGTTCTGAAAATTGCAGTATTCTCTAGGAAATGGCCGATTGGAACAACCCCAGGTGGGATGGAGCGCCATGCTCATACGCTTCACACGGCTCTGGCTCGCCGTGGCCATCGCGTTCATGTTTTCACCTCACCAGCGCCCAACTATGGCATAGTCCAGAACCTCTCTTCTGTAACTTCAGCGCCGTACATCCATTTCCACGAAGGCGAACCAGGCCGATGGCGGTACAACAAAGCGTGGGAGCAATACGAAGAAGAAAACCACCGAGAACCGTTCGACGTTGTTCACTCAGAGAGCGTCGCACTTCCTCACTGGTTAGCCAAACAGCTCTCGAATCTCGCAGTTTCTTGGCATGGGATTGCTCTAGAGAGCTTGCAATCGGACATATTCCAGGACCTGGCTCGCCGGCCGAACGAGCCGATATCGCCAGCATTCAACAAGAACATTCAAGGCGACGTCCCGAAGGTACTGAATGAGATCCGATTCTTCAAAGATTACGCTCACCATGTCGCCATCAGCGACAGTTGCGGAGAGATGCTCCGAGATATGTACCAAATTCCAAGCAGAAGAGTCCATGTGATCGTCAACGGCGTCGATGAGGACGATTTCGGCGAGGATTTCAAATTAGGACAAGAATTTAGGGCCAGAATCGGGGTACCTAGAAACGCAAGTCTAGTCCTCGGCGTAGCCGGAAGATTGGTGAAAGACAAAGGCCATCCGCTACTCCACGAAGCTTTCTCCATCATAACAGAGCAACATCCAAACGTCTACCTGGTGGTCGCCGGAGCAGGACCGTGGGAAAACCGGTACAGAGATCTAGGTCCTCGAGTTCTGGTTTTAGGATCGATGAGTCCGTCGGAACTTAGGGCTTTCTACAATGGGATCGACATCTTCGTGAATCCGACGCTCCGGCCACAGGGTCTGGATCTAACTCTGATGGAGGCTATGGCGAGCGGGAAGCCGGTAATGGCATCGAGGTTTCCGAGCATAAAGGGCACGATTGTTGTGGATGATGAGTACGGGTTCATGTTCGCTCCGAACGTGGAGTCGTTGGTAGAGACGCTGGAAGCGGTGGCTAAAGAAGGTTCAGATCGGCTGAGGCGGCGGGGGAAGGCTTGCCGACGATATGCGGCGTCCATGTTCACTGCCCGGAAGATGGCTCTTGCTTACGAGAGGTTATTTCTCTGCATCAGAGATGAAGCGTATTGTAATtatccttaa